Proteins from a genomic interval of Trifolium pratense cultivar HEN17-A07 linkage group LG6, ARS_RC_1.1, whole genome shotgun sequence:
- the LOC123888588 gene encoding U-box domain-containing protein 33-like isoform X4, whose product MAIQRNGSVSSVREVGGEIEEEPNTGVVNEAIYVAVSKDVKESKLNLIWAIQNSGGKKICILYVHVPATMIPLMGAKFPASSLKDQEVQAFREIERQNMHKTLDEYLRICQRMGVRAEKLHIEMDNIEKGIIELISQNGIRKLIMGAASDKNYSRRMMDLRSRKAIYVCEQAPASCHIQFICKGHLIHTRDRSLDERNVEIASPLTPQVPNSVRSLRSQSITLGQNHRTDSSSSIQELFRRARSANDVQRASISSPNDTEGFSTPSNRRGTEVSSDDSDTISRTSPSGLSTFSDSAVEPAVTPNLVAESSMNALDLTFSRLDIKEDLHRISPPSVLDGGVNDTLYDQLEQAMSEANNATRHAYQETFRRGKAEKDAIEAIRRAKASESLYTEELNQRKMVEEELEKEKEEVESVMRQRDKVNEELQLALDLKSSLESQLASSEVMIQELEQKIISAVELLQSYKNERDELQMQRDNALREAEDLRKKQGEGSSSYVAQLFSEFSFSEIEEATSNFNPSLKIGEGGYGNIFKGLLRHTEVAIKVLHANSMQGPLEFQQEVDVLSKLRHPNLITLIGACPESWSLVYEYLPNGSLEDRLACKDNTPPLSWQTRIRIAAELCSALIFLHSSKPHSIVHGDLKPSNIILDANLVSKLSDFGICRILSNYENSSNNNTLFWKTDPKGTFVYMDPEFLASGELTPKSDVYSFGIILLRLLTGRPALGITKEVKYAVDTGKLTSLLDPLAGDWPFVQAEQLAHLALRCCEMNRKSRPDLHSDVWRILDAMRASSGGTNSFGLSSEGPHQPPSYFICPIFQEVMRDPHVAADGFTYEAEAIRGWLDSGHDTSPMTNSTLSHQNLVPNRGLRSAIQDWLQSH is encoded by the exons ATGGCAATACAAAGAAACGGTTCTGTGAGTTCGGTTCGCGAAGTCGGGGGAGAAATTGAAGAGGAACCCAATACAGGTGTGGTTAATGAGGCAATCTATGTTGCTGTGTCAAAGGATGTAAAAGAGAGTAAATTGAATTTGATATGGGCAATACAGAATTCTGGAGGAAAGAAGATCTGTATCCTTTATGTTCATGTGCCTGCAACAATGATCCCTTTGA tGGGTGCTAAATTTCCTGCAAGTTCATTGAAAGATCAGGAAGTCCAAGCTTTCCGGGAAATTGAAAGGCAAAACATGCATAAGACTCTGGATGAATATCTTCGTATCTGTCAGCGGATGGGG GTGCGAGCAGAAAAACTGCATATTGAAATGGATAACATTGAAAAAGGAATTATAGAACTTATCTCCCAGAATGGTATCCGGAAGCTTATTATGGGAGCAGCATCTGATAAGAATTATTCTAG GAGAATGATGGACCTCAGATCTAGGAAAGCCATCTATGTATGCGAACAAGCTCCAGCTTCTTGCCATATACAGTTTATCTGCAAAGGCCACCTTATACACACAAG GGATCGTAGTTTAGATGAACGAAACGTAGAGATTGCATCTCCTTTGACACCACAAGTGCCAAACTCTGTGAGATCTTTGAGATCTCAATCTATTACATTGGGGCAGAATCATAGGACAGATTCAAGTAGTTCTATTCAAGAGTTATTTCGCAGAGCGAGGTCTGCCAATGATGTACAGAGAGCAAGCATATCTTCTCCAAATGACACTGAAGGGTTTTCAACTCCTTCTAACAGGCGAGGTACAGAAGTAAGTTCTGATGACTCCGATACGATTTCAAGGACGAGTCCTTCAGGTTTGTCGACATTCTCTGATAGTGCAGTTGAACCAGCAGTGACCCCAAATTTGGTCGCCGAGAGCAGTATGAATGCATTAGACTTGACTTTTAGTCGGCTGGATATAAAGGAGGATCTCCATCGTATATCGCCTCCAAGTGTCCTG GATGGTGGAGTAAACGATACGCTCTATGACCAACTTGAACAGGCTATGTCTGAGGCTAATAATGCTACTCGACATGCATATCAAGAAACTTTCAGACGCGGGAAAGCTGAAAAAGATGCCATTGAAGCTATACGCCGG GCTAAAGCTTCCGAAAGCTTATATACAGAGGAGTTGAATCAGAGGAAAATGGTGGAGGAAGAActagaaaaggaaaaagaagaagTTGAGAGTGTGATGAGGCAGAGAGACAAAGTTAATGAAGAACTCCAACTTGCCCTGGATCTGAAGTCATCACTAGAGAGTCAACTTGCATCGTCTGAAGTTATGATACAGGAGTTGGAACAGAAGATTATATCGGCTGTGGAACTGTTACAAAGCTACAAGAATGAACGAGATGAGTTGCAGATGCAACGCGATAATGCATTGAGAGAGGCTGAAGATCTGAGGAAAAAACAAGGCGAGGGCTCGAGCTCCTACGTTGCTCAATTGTTCTCAGAATTCTCTTTTTCAGAAATTGAAGAAGCAACAAGTAACTTCAATCCATCCCTAAAGATCGGAGAAGGTGGATATGGAAATATATTTAAAGGTCTCCTCCGTCACACCGAAGTCGCTATAAAAGTGTTGCACGCCAACAGCATGCAAGGACCATTGGAGTTTCAGCAGGAG GTGGATGTATTGAGTAAGCTAAGGCATCCCAATCTGATCACTCTTATAGGAGCCTGTCCAGAATCTTGGTCTCTTGTCTATGAGTATTTACCAAATGGAAGTCTTGAAGACCGTCTTGCCTGCAAGGATAACACACCTCCATTATCATGGCAAACGCGGATTCGTATTGCTGCAGAACTCTGCTCCGCTCTTATCTTTCTTCATTCGAGTAAACCTCACAGCATAGTACATGGTGACTTGAAACCCTCCAATATCATCCTAGATGCAAACCTTGTCAGTAAGCTTAGCGACTTTGGAATCTGTCGCATATTATCAAATTACGAGAATTCTAGTAATAATAACACACTGTTTTGGAAAACCGATCCAAAAGGGACTTTTGTCTATATGGATCCGGAATTCCTTGCTTCCGGTGAACTCACTCCAAAGTCAGATGTTTATTCATTTGGAATCATATTGTTGAGATTGTTGACCGGGAGACCAGCTTTGGGAATAACTAAGGAAGTGAAATATGCCGTAGATACCGGAAAGTTGACATCTTTATTGGATCCTTTGGCTGGAGACTGGCCATTTGTGCAGGCTGAGCAGTTGGCTCACTTGGCTTTGCGGTGTTGTGAGATGAATAGGAAGAGTCGTCCGGACCTTCATTCAGATGTCTGGAGGATATTGGATGCAATGAGGGCTTCTTCTGGAGGCACAAACTCCTTTGGTCTAAGTTCTGAAGGGCCTCACCAACCTCCTTCATATTTTATCTGTCCAATCTTCCAG GAAGTCATGCGAGATCCACATGTAGCTGCAGATGGTTTTACTTACGAAGCGGAGGCTATCCGAGGATGGCTCGACAGTGGTCATGACACTTCACCGATGACAAATAGTACGCTTTCACATCAGAATCTTGTCCCCAACCGCGGTCTTCGCTCGGCGATCCAGGATTGGCTTCAAAGCCACTGA
- the LOC123888588 gene encoding U-box domain-containing protein 33-like isoform X1, translated as MAIQRNGSVSSVREVGGEIEEEPNTGVVNEAIYVAVSKDVKESKLNLIWAIQNSGGKKICILYVHVPATMIPLMGAKFPASSLKDQEVQAFREIERQNMHKTLDEYLRICQRMGIQVRAEKLHIEMDNIEKGIIELISQNGIRKLIMGAASDKNYSRRMMDLRSRKAIYVCEQAPASCHIQFICKGHLIHTRDRSLDERNVEIASPLTPQVPNSVRSLRSQSITLGQNHRTDSSSSIQELFRRARSANDVQRASISSPNDTEGFSTPSNRRGTEVSSDDSDTISRTSPSGLSTFSDSAVEPAVTPNLVAESSMNALDLTFSRLDIKEDLHRISPPSVLQDGGVNDTLYDQLEQAMSEANNATRHAYQETFRRGKAEKDAIEAIRRAKASESLYTEELNQRKMVEEELEKEKEEVESVMRQRDKVNEELQLALDLKSSLESQLASSEVMIQELEQKIISAVELLQSYKNERDELQMQRDNALREAEDLRKKQGEGSSSYVAQLFSEFSFSEIEEATSNFNPSLKIGEGGYGNIFKGLLRHTEVAIKVLHANSMQGPLEFQQEVDVLSKLRHPNLITLIGACPESWSLVYEYLPNGSLEDRLACKDNTPPLSWQTRIRIAAELCSALIFLHSSKPHSIVHGDLKPSNIILDANLVSKLSDFGICRILSNYENSSNNNTLFWKTDPKGTFVYMDPEFLASGELTPKSDVYSFGIILLRLLTGRPALGITKEVKYAVDTGKLTSLLDPLAGDWPFVQAEQLAHLALRCCEMNRKSRPDLHSDVWRILDAMRASSGGTNSFGLSSEGPHQPPSYFICPIFQEVMRDPHVAADGFTYEAEAIRGWLDSGHDTSPMTNSTLSHQNLVPNRGLRSAIQDWLQSH; from the exons ATGGCAATACAAAGAAACGGTTCTGTGAGTTCGGTTCGCGAAGTCGGGGGAGAAATTGAAGAGGAACCCAATACAGGTGTGGTTAATGAGGCAATCTATGTTGCTGTGTCAAAGGATGTAAAAGAGAGTAAATTGAATTTGATATGGGCAATACAGAATTCTGGAGGAAAGAAGATCTGTATCCTTTATGTTCATGTGCCTGCAACAATGATCCCTTTGA tGGGTGCTAAATTTCCTGCAAGTTCATTGAAAGATCAGGAAGTCCAAGCTTTCCGGGAAATTGAAAGGCAAAACATGCATAAGACTCTGGATGAATATCTTCGTATCTGTCAGCGGATGGGG ATACAGGTGCGAGCAGAAAAACTGCATATTGAAATGGATAACATTGAAAAAGGAATTATAGAACTTATCTCCCAGAATGGTATCCGGAAGCTTATTATGGGAGCAGCATCTGATAAGAATTATTCTAG GAGAATGATGGACCTCAGATCTAGGAAAGCCATCTATGTATGCGAACAAGCTCCAGCTTCTTGCCATATACAGTTTATCTGCAAAGGCCACCTTATACACACAAG GGATCGTAGTTTAGATGAACGAAACGTAGAGATTGCATCTCCTTTGACACCACAAGTGCCAAACTCTGTGAGATCTTTGAGATCTCAATCTATTACATTGGGGCAGAATCATAGGACAGATTCAAGTAGTTCTATTCAAGAGTTATTTCGCAGAGCGAGGTCTGCCAATGATGTACAGAGAGCAAGCATATCTTCTCCAAATGACACTGAAGGGTTTTCAACTCCTTCTAACAGGCGAGGTACAGAAGTAAGTTCTGATGACTCCGATACGATTTCAAGGACGAGTCCTTCAGGTTTGTCGACATTCTCTGATAGTGCAGTTGAACCAGCAGTGACCCCAAATTTGGTCGCCGAGAGCAGTATGAATGCATTAGACTTGACTTTTAGTCGGCTGGATATAAAGGAGGATCTCCATCGTATATCGCCTCCAAGTGTCCTG CAGGATGGTGGAGTAAACGATACGCTCTATGACCAACTTGAACAGGCTATGTCTGAGGCTAATAATGCTACTCGACATGCATATCAAGAAACTTTCAGACGCGGGAAAGCTGAAAAAGATGCCATTGAAGCTATACGCCGG GCTAAAGCTTCCGAAAGCTTATATACAGAGGAGTTGAATCAGAGGAAAATGGTGGAGGAAGAActagaaaaggaaaaagaagaagTTGAGAGTGTGATGAGGCAGAGAGACAAAGTTAATGAAGAACTCCAACTTGCCCTGGATCTGAAGTCATCACTAGAGAGTCAACTTGCATCGTCTGAAGTTATGATACAGGAGTTGGAACAGAAGATTATATCGGCTGTGGAACTGTTACAAAGCTACAAGAATGAACGAGATGAGTTGCAGATGCAACGCGATAATGCATTGAGAGAGGCTGAAGATCTGAGGAAAAAACAAGGCGAGGGCTCGAGCTCCTACGTTGCTCAATTGTTCTCAGAATTCTCTTTTTCAGAAATTGAAGAAGCAACAAGTAACTTCAATCCATCCCTAAAGATCGGAGAAGGTGGATATGGAAATATATTTAAAGGTCTCCTCCGTCACACCGAAGTCGCTATAAAAGTGTTGCACGCCAACAGCATGCAAGGACCATTGGAGTTTCAGCAGGAG GTGGATGTATTGAGTAAGCTAAGGCATCCCAATCTGATCACTCTTATAGGAGCCTGTCCAGAATCTTGGTCTCTTGTCTATGAGTATTTACCAAATGGAAGTCTTGAAGACCGTCTTGCCTGCAAGGATAACACACCTCCATTATCATGGCAAACGCGGATTCGTATTGCTGCAGAACTCTGCTCCGCTCTTATCTTTCTTCATTCGAGTAAACCTCACAGCATAGTACATGGTGACTTGAAACCCTCCAATATCATCCTAGATGCAAACCTTGTCAGTAAGCTTAGCGACTTTGGAATCTGTCGCATATTATCAAATTACGAGAATTCTAGTAATAATAACACACTGTTTTGGAAAACCGATCCAAAAGGGACTTTTGTCTATATGGATCCGGAATTCCTTGCTTCCGGTGAACTCACTCCAAAGTCAGATGTTTATTCATTTGGAATCATATTGTTGAGATTGTTGACCGGGAGACCAGCTTTGGGAATAACTAAGGAAGTGAAATATGCCGTAGATACCGGAAAGTTGACATCTTTATTGGATCCTTTGGCTGGAGACTGGCCATTTGTGCAGGCTGAGCAGTTGGCTCACTTGGCTTTGCGGTGTTGTGAGATGAATAGGAAGAGTCGTCCGGACCTTCATTCAGATGTCTGGAGGATATTGGATGCAATGAGGGCTTCTTCTGGAGGCACAAACTCCTTTGGTCTAAGTTCTGAAGGGCCTCACCAACCTCCTTCATATTTTATCTGTCCAATCTTCCAG GAAGTCATGCGAGATCCACATGTAGCTGCAGATGGTTTTACTTACGAAGCGGAGGCTATCCGAGGATGGCTCGACAGTGGTCATGACACTTCACCGATGACAAATAGTACGCTTTCACATCAGAATCTTGTCCCCAACCGCGGTCTTCGCTCGGCGATCCAGGATTGGCTTCAAAGCCACTGA
- the LOC123888588 gene encoding U-box domain-containing protein 33-like isoform X3 has protein sequence MAIQRNGSVSSVREVGGEIEEEPNTGVVNEAIYVAVSKDVKESKLNLIWAIQNSGGKKICILYVHVPATMIPLMGAKFPASSLKDQEVQAFREIERQNMHKTLDEYLRICQRMGVRAEKLHIEMDNIEKGIIELISQNGIRKLIMGAASDKNYSRRMMDLRSRKAIYVCEQAPASCHIQFICKGHLIHTRDRSLDERNVEIASPLTPQVPNSVRSLRSQSITLGQNHRTDSSSSIQELFRRARSANDVQRASISSPNDTEGFSTPSNRRGTEVSSDDSDTISRTSPSGLSTFSDSAVEPAVTPNLVAESSMNALDLTFSRLDIKEDLHRISPPSVLQDGGVNDTLYDQLEQAMSEANNATRHAYQETFRRGKAEKDAIEAIRRAKASESLYTEELNQRKMVEEELEKEKEEVESVMRQRDKVNEELQLALDLKSSLESQLASSEVMIQELEQKIISAVELLQSYKNERDELQMQRDNALREAEDLRKKQGEGSSSYVAQLFSEFSFSEIEEATSNFNPSLKIGEGGYGNIFKGLLRHTEVAIKVLHANSMQGPLEFQQEVDVLSKLRHPNLITLIGACPESWSLVYEYLPNGSLEDRLACKDNTPPLSWQTRIRIAAELCSALIFLHSSKPHSIVHGDLKPSNIILDANLVSKLSDFGICRILSNYENSSNNNTLFWKTDPKGTFVYMDPEFLASGELTPKSDVYSFGIILLRLLTGRPALGITKEVKYAVDTGKLTSLLDPLAGDWPFVQAEQLAHLALRCCEMNRKSRPDLHSDVWRILDAMRASSGGTNSFGLSSEGPHQPPSYFICPIFQEVMRDPHVAADGFTYEAEAIRGWLDSGHDTSPMTNSTLSHQNLVPNRGLRSAIQDWLQSH, from the exons ATGGCAATACAAAGAAACGGTTCTGTGAGTTCGGTTCGCGAAGTCGGGGGAGAAATTGAAGAGGAACCCAATACAGGTGTGGTTAATGAGGCAATCTATGTTGCTGTGTCAAAGGATGTAAAAGAGAGTAAATTGAATTTGATATGGGCAATACAGAATTCTGGAGGAAAGAAGATCTGTATCCTTTATGTTCATGTGCCTGCAACAATGATCCCTTTGA tGGGTGCTAAATTTCCTGCAAGTTCATTGAAAGATCAGGAAGTCCAAGCTTTCCGGGAAATTGAAAGGCAAAACATGCATAAGACTCTGGATGAATATCTTCGTATCTGTCAGCGGATGGGG GTGCGAGCAGAAAAACTGCATATTGAAATGGATAACATTGAAAAAGGAATTATAGAACTTATCTCCCAGAATGGTATCCGGAAGCTTATTATGGGAGCAGCATCTGATAAGAATTATTCTAG GAGAATGATGGACCTCAGATCTAGGAAAGCCATCTATGTATGCGAACAAGCTCCAGCTTCTTGCCATATACAGTTTATCTGCAAAGGCCACCTTATACACACAAG GGATCGTAGTTTAGATGAACGAAACGTAGAGATTGCATCTCCTTTGACACCACAAGTGCCAAACTCTGTGAGATCTTTGAGATCTCAATCTATTACATTGGGGCAGAATCATAGGACAGATTCAAGTAGTTCTATTCAAGAGTTATTTCGCAGAGCGAGGTCTGCCAATGATGTACAGAGAGCAAGCATATCTTCTCCAAATGACACTGAAGGGTTTTCAACTCCTTCTAACAGGCGAGGTACAGAAGTAAGTTCTGATGACTCCGATACGATTTCAAGGACGAGTCCTTCAGGTTTGTCGACATTCTCTGATAGTGCAGTTGAACCAGCAGTGACCCCAAATTTGGTCGCCGAGAGCAGTATGAATGCATTAGACTTGACTTTTAGTCGGCTGGATATAAAGGAGGATCTCCATCGTATATCGCCTCCAAGTGTCCTG CAGGATGGTGGAGTAAACGATACGCTCTATGACCAACTTGAACAGGCTATGTCTGAGGCTAATAATGCTACTCGACATGCATATCAAGAAACTTTCAGACGCGGGAAAGCTGAAAAAGATGCCATTGAAGCTATACGCCGG GCTAAAGCTTCCGAAAGCTTATATACAGAGGAGTTGAATCAGAGGAAAATGGTGGAGGAAGAActagaaaaggaaaaagaagaagTTGAGAGTGTGATGAGGCAGAGAGACAAAGTTAATGAAGAACTCCAACTTGCCCTGGATCTGAAGTCATCACTAGAGAGTCAACTTGCATCGTCTGAAGTTATGATACAGGAGTTGGAACAGAAGATTATATCGGCTGTGGAACTGTTACAAAGCTACAAGAATGAACGAGATGAGTTGCAGATGCAACGCGATAATGCATTGAGAGAGGCTGAAGATCTGAGGAAAAAACAAGGCGAGGGCTCGAGCTCCTACGTTGCTCAATTGTTCTCAGAATTCTCTTTTTCAGAAATTGAAGAAGCAACAAGTAACTTCAATCCATCCCTAAAGATCGGAGAAGGTGGATATGGAAATATATTTAAAGGTCTCCTCCGTCACACCGAAGTCGCTATAAAAGTGTTGCACGCCAACAGCATGCAAGGACCATTGGAGTTTCAGCAGGAG GTGGATGTATTGAGTAAGCTAAGGCATCCCAATCTGATCACTCTTATAGGAGCCTGTCCAGAATCTTGGTCTCTTGTCTATGAGTATTTACCAAATGGAAGTCTTGAAGACCGTCTTGCCTGCAAGGATAACACACCTCCATTATCATGGCAAACGCGGATTCGTATTGCTGCAGAACTCTGCTCCGCTCTTATCTTTCTTCATTCGAGTAAACCTCACAGCATAGTACATGGTGACTTGAAACCCTCCAATATCATCCTAGATGCAAACCTTGTCAGTAAGCTTAGCGACTTTGGAATCTGTCGCATATTATCAAATTACGAGAATTCTAGTAATAATAACACACTGTTTTGGAAAACCGATCCAAAAGGGACTTTTGTCTATATGGATCCGGAATTCCTTGCTTCCGGTGAACTCACTCCAAAGTCAGATGTTTATTCATTTGGAATCATATTGTTGAGATTGTTGACCGGGAGACCAGCTTTGGGAATAACTAAGGAAGTGAAATATGCCGTAGATACCGGAAAGTTGACATCTTTATTGGATCCTTTGGCTGGAGACTGGCCATTTGTGCAGGCTGAGCAGTTGGCTCACTTGGCTTTGCGGTGTTGTGAGATGAATAGGAAGAGTCGTCCGGACCTTCATTCAGATGTCTGGAGGATATTGGATGCAATGAGGGCTTCTTCTGGAGGCACAAACTCCTTTGGTCTAAGTTCTGAAGGGCCTCACCAACCTCCTTCATATTTTATCTGTCCAATCTTCCAG GAAGTCATGCGAGATCCACATGTAGCTGCAGATGGTTTTACTTACGAAGCGGAGGCTATCCGAGGATGGCTCGACAGTGGTCATGACACTTCACCGATGACAAATAGTACGCTTTCACATCAGAATCTTGTCCCCAACCGCGGTCTTCGCTCGGCGATCCAGGATTGGCTTCAAAGCCACTGA
- the LOC123888588 gene encoding U-box domain-containing protein 33-like isoform X2, translating to MAIQRNGSVSSVREVGGEIEEEPNTGVVNEAIYVAVSKDVKESKLNLIWAIQNSGGKKICILYVHVPATMIPLMGAKFPASSLKDQEVQAFREIERQNMHKTLDEYLRICQRMGIQVRAEKLHIEMDNIEKGIIELISQNGIRKLIMGAASDKNYSRRMMDLRSRKAIYVCEQAPASCHIQFICKGHLIHTRDRSLDERNVEIASPLTPQVPNSVRSLRSQSITLGQNHRTDSSSSIQELFRRARSANDVQRASISSPNDTEGFSTPSNRRGTEVSSDDSDTISRTSPSGLSTFSDSAVEPAVTPNLVAESSMNALDLTFSRLDIKEDLHRISPPSVLDGGVNDTLYDQLEQAMSEANNATRHAYQETFRRGKAEKDAIEAIRRAKASESLYTEELNQRKMVEEELEKEKEEVESVMRQRDKVNEELQLALDLKSSLESQLASSEVMIQELEQKIISAVELLQSYKNERDELQMQRDNALREAEDLRKKQGEGSSSYVAQLFSEFSFSEIEEATSNFNPSLKIGEGGYGNIFKGLLRHTEVAIKVLHANSMQGPLEFQQEVDVLSKLRHPNLITLIGACPESWSLVYEYLPNGSLEDRLACKDNTPPLSWQTRIRIAAELCSALIFLHSSKPHSIVHGDLKPSNIILDANLVSKLSDFGICRILSNYENSSNNNTLFWKTDPKGTFVYMDPEFLASGELTPKSDVYSFGIILLRLLTGRPALGITKEVKYAVDTGKLTSLLDPLAGDWPFVQAEQLAHLALRCCEMNRKSRPDLHSDVWRILDAMRASSGGTNSFGLSSEGPHQPPSYFICPIFQEVMRDPHVAADGFTYEAEAIRGWLDSGHDTSPMTNSTLSHQNLVPNRGLRSAIQDWLQSH from the exons ATGGCAATACAAAGAAACGGTTCTGTGAGTTCGGTTCGCGAAGTCGGGGGAGAAATTGAAGAGGAACCCAATACAGGTGTGGTTAATGAGGCAATCTATGTTGCTGTGTCAAAGGATGTAAAAGAGAGTAAATTGAATTTGATATGGGCAATACAGAATTCTGGAGGAAAGAAGATCTGTATCCTTTATGTTCATGTGCCTGCAACAATGATCCCTTTGA tGGGTGCTAAATTTCCTGCAAGTTCATTGAAAGATCAGGAAGTCCAAGCTTTCCGGGAAATTGAAAGGCAAAACATGCATAAGACTCTGGATGAATATCTTCGTATCTGTCAGCGGATGGGG ATACAGGTGCGAGCAGAAAAACTGCATATTGAAATGGATAACATTGAAAAAGGAATTATAGAACTTATCTCCCAGAATGGTATCCGGAAGCTTATTATGGGAGCAGCATCTGATAAGAATTATTCTAG GAGAATGATGGACCTCAGATCTAGGAAAGCCATCTATGTATGCGAACAAGCTCCAGCTTCTTGCCATATACAGTTTATCTGCAAAGGCCACCTTATACACACAAG GGATCGTAGTTTAGATGAACGAAACGTAGAGATTGCATCTCCTTTGACACCACAAGTGCCAAACTCTGTGAGATCTTTGAGATCTCAATCTATTACATTGGGGCAGAATCATAGGACAGATTCAAGTAGTTCTATTCAAGAGTTATTTCGCAGAGCGAGGTCTGCCAATGATGTACAGAGAGCAAGCATATCTTCTCCAAATGACACTGAAGGGTTTTCAACTCCTTCTAACAGGCGAGGTACAGAAGTAAGTTCTGATGACTCCGATACGATTTCAAGGACGAGTCCTTCAGGTTTGTCGACATTCTCTGATAGTGCAGTTGAACCAGCAGTGACCCCAAATTTGGTCGCCGAGAGCAGTATGAATGCATTAGACTTGACTTTTAGTCGGCTGGATATAAAGGAGGATCTCCATCGTATATCGCCTCCAAGTGTCCTG GATGGTGGAGTAAACGATACGCTCTATGACCAACTTGAACAGGCTATGTCTGAGGCTAATAATGCTACTCGACATGCATATCAAGAAACTTTCAGACGCGGGAAAGCTGAAAAAGATGCCATTGAAGCTATACGCCGG GCTAAAGCTTCCGAAAGCTTATATACAGAGGAGTTGAATCAGAGGAAAATGGTGGAGGAAGAActagaaaaggaaaaagaagaagTTGAGAGTGTGATGAGGCAGAGAGACAAAGTTAATGAAGAACTCCAACTTGCCCTGGATCTGAAGTCATCACTAGAGAGTCAACTTGCATCGTCTGAAGTTATGATACAGGAGTTGGAACAGAAGATTATATCGGCTGTGGAACTGTTACAAAGCTACAAGAATGAACGAGATGAGTTGCAGATGCAACGCGATAATGCATTGAGAGAGGCTGAAGATCTGAGGAAAAAACAAGGCGAGGGCTCGAGCTCCTACGTTGCTCAATTGTTCTCAGAATTCTCTTTTTCAGAAATTGAAGAAGCAACAAGTAACTTCAATCCATCCCTAAAGATCGGAGAAGGTGGATATGGAAATATATTTAAAGGTCTCCTCCGTCACACCGAAGTCGCTATAAAAGTGTTGCACGCCAACAGCATGCAAGGACCATTGGAGTTTCAGCAGGAG GTGGATGTATTGAGTAAGCTAAGGCATCCCAATCTGATCACTCTTATAGGAGCCTGTCCAGAATCTTGGTCTCTTGTCTATGAGTATTTACCAAATGGAAGTCTTGAAGACCGTCTTGCCTGCAAGGATAACACACCTCCATTATCATGGCAAACGCGGATTCGTATTGCTGCAGAACTCTGCTCCGCTCTTATCTTTCTTCATTCGAGTAAACCTCACAGCATAGTACATGGTGACTTGAAACCCTCCAATATCATCCTAGATGCAAACCTTGTCAGTAAGCTTAGCGACTTTGGAATCTGTCGCATATTATCAAATTACGAGAATTCTAGTAATAATAACACACTGTTTTGGAAAACCGATCCAAAAGGGACTTTTGTCTATATGGATCCGGAATTCCTTGCTTCCGGTGAACTCACTCCAAAGTCAGATGTTTATTCATTTGGAATCATATTGTTGAGATTGTTGACCGGGAGACCAGCTTTGGGAATAACTAAGGAAGTGAAATATGCCGTAGATACCGGAAAGTTGACATCTTTATTGGATCCTTTGGCTGGAGACTGGCCATTTGTGCAGGCTGAGCAGTTGGCTCACTTGGCTTTGCGGTGTTGTGAGATGAATAGGAAGAGTCGTCCGGACCTTCATTCAGATGTCTGGAGGATATTGGATGCAATGAGGGCTTCTTCTGGAGGCACAAACTCCTTTGGTCTAAGTTCTGAAGGGCCTCACCAACCTCCTTCATATTTTATCTGTCCAATCTTCCAG GAAGTCATGCGAGATCCACATGTAGCTGCAGATGGTTTTACTTACGAAGCGGAGGCTATCCGAGGATGGCTCGACAGTGGTCATGACACTTCACCGATGACAAATAGTACGCTTTCACATCAGAATCTTGTCCCCAACCGCGGTCTTCGCTCGGCGATCCAGGATTGGCTTCAAAGCCACTGA